The Vigna angularis cultivar LongXiaoDou No.4 chromosome 6, ASM1680809v1, whole genome shotgun sequence genome contains the following window.
AAAAATTCAATTGATGGAATGCATGTTGATGGACATGTATCATTAGAAGTCACTCAGGAACGAGCATTGGACTGCAAACTCAAATCTTGTAATCTGGGGATGGCTAGTAGAAGGGGCAAGAAGGTTTGTTTCGATACCAGTTCAGTTCCAACATCTACAAGTGCATGTACAGTCCCTGATTCGTCAGGAGTTTTAAGTATTGATGAAATGGAGATGGTTGCAAATCCATGTATTTCGCCATCTAAACAAGAAAATGAGAAGCATTGTCCTCTGGAGATTGCTGGAAAAATCCAGAAGATAATATCTGGAAAACAAAATATGAACCCAACCGAAGAGTTTGCTGGTTCTGATTCATCCCTTTTCAGTCTACAGACAAACAGTAATGTGAATACCTCTAAAAGCAAGCaatccaaaaacatatttactaGAAAATCTATATCTGGCAGTAAAAAGTTGAGAAATACTGAAAGGTCAAAGCTTTCTTCTGAATGTACCTCTATCACTAAAAATGCTGAAGAAATTCTACCTAATGAAAGTGTTCATCACTGTCCTCATGTCGGCGATTTGAATGATACATCAAAAGAGAAACATCGTTCTTTGACTGATAAAACAGTTTTAAGGAAATGTGAGAGCCATGTCGAGAAGTATCAATGTTTTTTCTGTCTCTCATCAGAAGAATCAGAGGTATTGTTGTTTACTTGCTTTTCTTGTCATCACTATAATTGGACTGGAACTTACAGTATGTAATTCCAAATACAGGTTTCTGGCCCTATGGTGCATTATCTTGATGGCAAACCTGTACCTGCAGATCATGAAGGGGGGTTTAAAGTCACACATTGTCACAGGAACTGCACAGAATGGTAAAGATTTGTTCCAGGAGTAGTGCTATATCTGTCTTGGTATTTTGGACTTGCTTTTGTTCTTAAGATGTCTTGCTTATTCTGATATTTATCACCCTTCAAATAATTAAGCATTTGGTAATATGGATTATATTTAGGTTGATTTTGGTAATTGGCTCTAGTTTGAATTTAGGATTGAGTAATTTGTTCTAAATGTTCACAGGGCCCCCAATGTATATTTTGACGGTGAAAATGCAATAAATCTTGAAGCTGAGATAAGTAGAAGTCGAAGAATTAAATGTAGTTTTTGTGGACTTAAAGGGGCCGCACTTGGTTGTTATGAGAAAAGTTGTCGCAGGAGCTTTCATGTTCCTTGTGCCAAGTGGACTTCTTTATGTCGTTGGGATACGGTATGTGATGAAAATTGAACCACTTTTTGAAATCAAATACCGTTTTCAGATTGAAGGCCTAATTAGATCCTGCTAATTTACTGCAGCAAAACTTCGTCATGTTATGTCCTCTACATGCATCCTCCATGTTACCCTGTGAAGATTCAGGTTCCCAAAAAAGGAGCAAGAAAGGCCAAGGTAGAGATGGCAAAAACCATGGTCCTAGTCTTGACACTATAAGCCAAACACGGGCTGATCATAGATCTTACAAGAAAATTGTTCTATGTTGTTCTGCTCTATCCGTACAGGAGAAggtaaaataatttcatttaatttctaattatcTTATATTTCATTGAAGAAATTTATCTATTGCCTTTTCTTTTGTTGAAATTGTAGGACATTGTTTCCAAATTCGAAAGTGTATCTAAAGttacaattttgaaaaattgggACTCGAGTGTCACCCATGTTATAGCATCAACGGATGAAAACGGGGCATGCAGAAGAACCCTGAAAGTATTGTTGGGTATCCTGGAGGGAAAGTGGATTGTAAAAGTTGAGTGTAAGTTCATCCTTTCTATTTCTAACTACTATGCATTTATCAtaagaatataataaatgtCTGAACTTCCGTTTTCTTATTTGGTAATGGGGTTGTTGGTTGGTTTTTTCCTTATCAGGGATCAAAGCTTGCATGAAGGAAATGAATCCTGTTGGTGAGGAGCGTTATGAAACTAATGTTGACATCCACGGAATTAGGGATGGTCCTCGTCTTGGACGACTAAGAGTATTGAACAAGGTTAGATTTTTCATCGTTGTCAATTATAATTACTACACTACTATTACTACAAGAAAGTGATTTGAAGGCAAAAGAAAACATAGCAATACCGTTCCTTCTGGTagtcattattttgttttttgattCAGTGATTCGATTGAATTTATAATCTTGATCCAATTTAGGCTAGTGTAACCACTCCAGCTAAGTACAGCTAACCTAGAgaaatcattctcaagtagtGTAAGGAGAGGCATAAATATCTGCGTAGCAAATATAAGGGAACCTCATTAATTAGATGCAATAAATCATTCTCGAGAAGTATGCTTTCACACAGTTACTGTTAGGATTTAGATGTAAGTAGCTGCTAAGTATAGTATAGACTATATCTGCTTTTGCAGTAGAGAAAAGACCCGCTGAAATTGGAGGAATGAGTGTCAGTTTTCATTCTTCCGTTTAAAGGCGAGCTGGAAAGGTAGTAGATGCTGTTATTAGTGCAATTCAGTTGAGTTAAGCTAGATTAATTGCAGTATATTTCACTAAATTCTTGTTTGCAAACTGATGGCTGTGTTGACAATTTCTTATGCAGCAACCAAAGCTTTTTTATGGCtacaagttttattttatggGAGATTTTTTACCTTCATACAAGGGGTATCTGCAAGAACTTGTGGTTGCTGCTGGTGGGATAATTCTGCATAGAAAACCGGTGTCTTGTGACCAAAAGTCAATGTTACCAGATTCACATTCATACCAGAACTTCATAGTTTACAGCCTCGAGCTGCCGGATGAATGTAAGCCTTCAGAAATGGATACAATTTGCAGACAAAGGTGTCATGATGCAGAGGTTGTGGCAAATTCTACAGGCTCTAAGGTTGTA
Protein-coding sequences here:
- the LOC108340973 gene encoding protein BREAST CANCER SUSCEPTIBILITY 1 homolog isoform X2 yields the protein MGDLERMGRELKCPICWSLFDSAVSLTCNHHFCNSCIVKSMKSASACPVCKIPFTRREIRPAPHMDNLVNIYTSMEVASGINIFVTQNVSQAKLSDVEKQCDGSADFGKVEAGGSRKGHVQEKKTRKMKKAKKTVQVNMESSGSGLPKPSFPAKKRVLVPQNILSETPMKNLKLGDCLSEINKEKGVQKVPLIGSEMPLQSEKSVPVLSPFFWLREEKDGEKSSPPTDEDQFIDGSTPNPPSFSDLRDSDDENTSNVAPFDEGQNQISVNLFDSEMFEWTQRPCSPELFSSPSKMQVMDTYEDDENQDELVAASQELDANLPITDADNMKIENPKGNKTADALPPNVSPLIRSSADINGQIKSRKRGRKAMAKFRHEQIVEPKNSIDGMHLVGHVSLEVTQERALDCKPKSCNLGKASRRGKKVCFNTRSVPTSTSACTVPDTSGVLSIDEMEMVANSSISPSKQENEKHCPLEIAGKSQKIISGKQIKYRKRGRKARTKIRHEQIVEPKNSIDGMHVDGHVSLEVTQERALDCKLKSCNLGMASRRGKKVCFDTSSVPTSTSACTVPDSSGVLSIDEMEMVANPCISPSKQENEKHCPLEIAGKIQKIISGKQNMNPTEEFAGSDSSLFSLQTNSNVNTSKSKQSKNIFTRKSISGSKKLRNTERSKLSSECTSITKNAEEILPNESVHHCPHVGDLNDTSKEKHRSLTDKTVLRKCESHVEKYQCFFCLSSEESEVSGPMVHYLDGKPVPADHEGGFKVTHCHRNCTEWAPNVYFDGENAINLEAEISRSRRIKCSFCGLKGAALGCYEKSCRRSFHVPCAKWTSLCRWDTQNFVMLCPLHASSMLPCEDSGSQKRSKKGQGRDGKNHGPSLDTISQTRADHRSYKKIVLCCSALSVQEKDIVSKFESVSKVTILKNWDSSVTHVIASTDENGACRRTLKVLLGILEGKWIVKVEWIKACMKEMNPVGEERYETNVDIHGIRDGPRLGRLRVLNKQPKLFYGYKFYFMGDFLPSYKGYLQELVVAAGGIILHRKPVSCDQKSMLPDSHSYQNFIVYSLELPDECKPSEMDTICRQRCHDAEVVANSTGSKVVTNTWILNSIAACKLQCLAQ
- the LOC108340973 gene encoding protein BREAST CANCER SUSCEPTIBILITY 1 homolog isoform X1, which encodes MGDLERMGRELKCPICWSLFDSAVSLTCNHHFCNSCIVKSMKSASACPVCKIPFTRREIRPAPHMDNLVNIYTSMEVASGINIFVTQNVSQAKLSDVEKQCDGSADFGKVEAGGSRKGHVQEKKTRKMKKAKKTVQVNMESSGSGLPKPSFPAKKRVLVPQNILSETPMKNLKLGDCLSEINKEKGVQKVPLIGSEMPLQSEKSVPVLSPFFWLREEKDGEKSSPPTDEDQFIDGSTPNPPSFSDLRDSDDENTSNVAPFDEGQNQISVNLFDSEMFEWTQRPCSPELFSSPSKMQLQVMDTYEDDENQDELVAASQELDANLPITDADNMKIENPKGNKTADALPPNVSPLIRSSADINGQIKSRKRGRKAMAKFRHEQIVEPKNSIDGMHLVGHVSLEVTQERALDCKPKSCNLGKASRRGKKVCFNTRSVPTSTSACTVPDTSGVLSIDEMEMVANSSISPSKQENEKHCPLEIAGKSQKIISGKQIKYRKRGRKARTKIRHEQIVEPKNSIDGMHVDGHVSLEVTQERALDCKLKSCNLGMASRRGKKVCFDTSSVPTSTSACTVPDSSGVLSIDEMEMVANPCISPSKQENEKHCPLEIAGKIQKIISGKQNMNPTEEFAGSDSSLFSLQTNSNVNTSKSKQSKNIFTRKSISGSKKLRNTERSKLSSECTSITKNAEEILPNESVHHCPHVGDLNDTSKEKHRSLTDKTVLRKCESHVEKYQCFFCLSSEESEVSGPMVHYLDGKPVPADHEGGFKVTHCHRNCTEWAPNVYFDGENAINLEAEISRSRRIKCSFCGLKGAALGCYEKSCRRSFHVPCAKWTSLCRWDTQNFVMLCPLHASSMLPCEDSGSQKRSKKGQGRDGKNHGPSLDTISQTRADHRSYKKIVLCCSALSVQEKDIVSKFESVSKVTILKNWDSSVTHVIASTDENGACRRTLKVLLGILEGKWIVKVEWIKACMKEMNPVGEERYETNVDIHGIRDGPRLGRLRVLNKQPKLFYGYKFYFMGDFLPSYKGYLQELVVAAGGIILHRKPVSCDQKSMLPDSHSYQNFIVYSLELPDECKPSEMDTICRQRCHDAEVVANSTGSKVVTNTWILNSIAACKLQCLAQ